A genomic window from Silene latifolia isolate original U9 population chromosome Y, ASM4854445v1, whole genome shotgun sequence includes:
- the LOC141628281 gene encoding uncharacterized protein LOC141628281, with protein MGDYAFAADLDEGEVLFSRGGKILTRYDMKTLLFGGSVNIDVISVWCDYLNNGNSELICLALSSCLNEETLSAKLSSMIPKSHATYFVVAKEYVPNKSFSSVILGIYMMRHMETYNGNKCRYTLKLLKDRTDVKRYIVRVCNEILTWQDNIVKDQVTSKAKAYKNGCVIRNEVSRDLPYTDEHLMNFIRTNVANTDDIVVDTPWLQVTQEGMSTLFGGKWIMDMVIDLVGLRLTLERPNLVYFPTIIKDVVPKNSFQSRH; from the exons ATGGGTGACTATGCATTTGCCGCCGACTTAGATGAAGG CGAGGTTCTGTTCAGCCGTGGCGGCAAGATTCTTACACGATATGATATGAAGACCTTGCTATTTGGTGGTAGCGTTAACATCGACGTGATCAGTGTGTGGTGTGATTATCTGAATAATGGAAACAG CGAACTTATTTGCTTGGCATTGTCTTCCTGTCTAAATGAAGAAACATTAAGTGCAAAGCTTTCTTCCATGATTCCCAAGTCGCATGCTACATATTTTGTAGTAGCCAAAGAGTATGTTCCGAATAAAAGTTTCTCGAGCGTGATACTTGGAATTTACATGATGCGACATATGGAGACGTACAATGGGAATAAGTGTCGGTATACTTTAAAGTTGCTCAAGGAC AGAACTGATGTGAAGCGTTACATTGTGagggtttgcaatgaaatttTGACTTGGCAAGACAACATCGTGAAAGATCAAGTGACGTCTAAAGCAAAGGCTTACAAGAATGGCTGTGTGATTCG GAATGAAGTTTCACGAGACTTGCCCTATACAGATGAACACTTGATGAATTTTATTAGGACAAATGTGGCAAATACGGA TGACATTGTTGTAGACACTCCATGGCTGCAAGTAACCCAAGAAGGAATGTCGACTTTGTTTGGAGGAAAATGGATCATGGATATGGTAATTGACCTTGTTGGTCTTCGTTTAACACTTGAAAGACCAAATCTTGTGTACTTTCCAACAATAATCAAG GATGTTGTCCCTAAAAACAGTTTTCAAAGTCGACATTAA